A window of Juglans regia cultivar Chandler chromosome 7, Walnut 2.0, whole genome shotgun sequence contains these coding sequences:
- the LOC108979502 gene encoding phytochrome B, with protein MASGSRNVRSQHDNQAQSSNTASNMRPHHAESSIPKAIEQFTVDARLHAVFEQSGESGKSFDYSQSVRATTQSVPEQQITAYLSRIQRGGHIQPFGCMIAVDEATYSVIAYSENARELLGLLPQSVPSLEKQEILAVGTDVRTLFMPSSSVLLEKAFGAREITLLNPVWIHSKNSGKPFYAILHRVDVGIVIDLEPARTEDPALSIAGAVQSQKLAVRAISQLQSLPGGDIKLLCDTVVESVRELTGYDRVMVYKFHEDEHGEVVAESKRPDLDPYIGLHYPSTDIPQASRFLFKQNRVRMIVDCNATPVQVVQDEGLMQPLCLVGSTLRAPHGCHAQYMANMGSIASLAMAVIINGNDGETVGGRTAMGLWGLVVCHHTSARCIPFPLRYACEFLMQAFGLQLNMELQLASQLLEKHVLRTQTLLCDMLLRASPTGIITQSPSIMDLVKCDGAALYYQGKYYPLGVTPTEAQIKDIVEWLLAFHGDSTGLSTDSLADAGYPGAALLGDAVCGMAVAFITKRDFLFWFRSHTAKEIKWGGAKHHPQDKDDGQRMHPRSSFKAFLEVVKSRSLPWENAEMDAIHSLQLILRDSFKDDEANNSKAVIHAQLGDLELQGIDELSSVAREMVRLIETATAPIFAVDVDGCINGWNAKVAELTGLSVEEAMGKSLAHDLVYKESKEAVEKLLSCALRGEEEKNVEIKMRTFGPEHQKKAVFVVVNACSSKDYTNNIVGVCFVGQDVTGQKVVMDKFINIQSDYKAIVHSPNPLIPPIFASDDNTCCSEWNTAMEKLTGWARGDIIGKMLVGEVFGSCCRLKGSDALTKFMIVLHNAIGGQDTDKFPFSFFDRKGKYVQALLTANKRANMDGQIIGAFCFLQIASPELQQALKVQRQQENKCFARMKELAYICQEIKNPLSGIRFTNSLLEATELTEDQKQFLETSAACEKQMLKIIKDVDVERIEDGISSLELEEEEFLLGSVINAVVSQVMILLRERNLQLIRDIPEEIKSLAVYGDQVRIQQVLADFLLNMVRYAPSPEGWVEIHVHPSLKKTSDGLTLVHTEFRMVCPGEGLPPELVQDMFHSSRWMTQEGLGLSMCRKILKHMNGEVQYIRESERCYFLVILELPMPQRGSQSVE; from the exons ATGGCTTCAGGTAGCAGAAACGTACGCTCACAACACGACAATCAAGCTCAGTCCTCGAACACAGCGAGCAACATGAGACCCCACCATGCGGAGTCTTCCATCCCCAAAGCCATTGAACAGTTTACCGTCGATGCTCGCCTCCACGCAGTCTTTGAACAGTCCGGCGAGTCGGGTAAGTCCTTCGACTACTCCCAGTCCGTTAGAGCAACCACACAGTCGGTTCCTGAGCAACAAATCACAGCATACTTGTCCAGAATCCAAAGGGGTGGCCATATCCAACCCTTTGGCTGCATGATTGCCGTGGACGAAGCCACCTACAGCGTAATCGCGTACAGCGAGAACGCCCGCGAGTTGCTGGGTCTTTTGCCTCAGTCGGTCCCGAGTCTGGAGAAGCAAGAGATTTTGGCAGTTGGGACTGACGTGAGGACGCTCTTCATGCCCTCGAGCTCGGTTTTGCTCGAGAAGGCGTTTGGAGCTAGGGAAATTACCCTGTTGAACCCGGTTTGGATTCATTCCAAGAATTCAGGGAAGCCCTTTTATGCGATTTTGCATAGGGTAGATGTAGGTATTGTGATTGATTTGGAGCCTGCGAGGACGGAGGATCCAGCTTTGTCTATTGCTGGGGCGGTGCAGTCACAGAAGCTGGCAGTGCGGGCGATTTCACAGCTGCAGTCGCTGCCCGGTGGGGATATCAAGCTCTTGTGTGATACTGTGGTGGAGAGCGTGAGGGAGCTTACTGGGTATGATAGGGTAATGGTGTATAAGTTTCATGAGGATGAGCATGGTGAGGTTGTCGCGGAGAGCAAGAGGCCTGATTTGGATCCGTATATTGGGTTGCATTATCCTTCCACGGATATTCCTCAGGCATCAAGGTTTTTATTTAAGCAGAACAGGGTTAGGATGATTGTGGATTGCAATGCCACGCCTGTTCAGGTGGTTCAGGATGAAGGGCTTATGCAGCCTTTGTGCTTGGTTGGTTCCACACTTCGTGCTCCTCATGGTTGTCATGCTCAGTATATGGCCAATATGGGATCAATTGCCTCGTTAGCAATGGCAGTTATCATCAATGGGAATGATGGGGAAACTGTTGGTGGGAGGACTGCAATGGGGTTGTGGGGCTTGGTTGTTTGCCATCATACTTCAGCTCGCTGCATTCCATTCCCTCTCCGCTATGCTTGTGAGTTCCTAATGCAGGCTTTTGGACTTCAATTGAATATGGAGTTGCAATTGGCATCACAATTGTTGGAGAAGCATGTTTTAAGGACTCAGACCCTCTTGTGTGATATGCTTCTTCGTGCCTCACCCACTGGAATTATTACTCAAAGCCCTAGTATTATGGACCTTGTGAAGTGTGATGGTGCCGCCCTCTACTATCAAGGGAAGTACTATCCACTAGGTGTGACCCCGACTGAGGCCCAGATCAAGGACATAGTGGAGTGGTTGTTGGCTTTCCATGGAGATTCCACAGGTTTAAGCACAGACAGTTTGGCTGATGCTGGGTACCCTGGAGCAGCCTTGCTTGGAGATGCAGTTTGTGGGATGGCTGTTGCTTTTATCACTAAAAGGGATTTTCTATTCTGGTTTCGTTCCCACACTGCAAAAGAGATCAAATGGGGTGGTGCAAAGCATCACCCTCAGGACAAGGATGATGGGCAGAGGATGCATCCACGTTCATCATTCAAGGCATTTTTGGAAGTGGTAAAAAGCCGCAGCTTGCCATGGGAGAATGCAGAAATGGACGCAATCCACTCTTTGCAGCTAATTCTGCGAGACTCATTCAAAGATGATGAGGCAAACAATTCTAAGGCTGTTATACATGCCCAGCTTGGGGATCTAGAGTTGCAAGGGATAGATGAGCTTAGCTCAGTGGCGAGAGAAATGGTCAGGTTAATAGAGACTGCAACTGCTCCTATATTTGCTGTAGATGTTGATGGCTGTATAAATGGGTGGAATGCAAAGGTTGCAGAGTTGACAGGGCTCTCAGTTGAAGAAGCTATGGGGAAGTCTTTGGCTCATGatcttgtttataaagaatCTAAAGAAGCAGTAGAGAAGCTTCTTTCTTGCGCTTTAAGAG gtgaagaagaaaagaatgtaGAGATAAAAATGAGGACATTTGGCCCTGAGCATCAGAAGAAGGCTGTATTTGTGGTGGTCAATGCTTGCTCCAGCAAGGATTACACAAATAACATAGTTGGAGTTTGTTTTGTCGGTCAAGATGTTACTGGTCAAAAAGTGGTGATGGACAAGTTCATCAACATTCAAAGTGATTATAAGGCTATTGTTCACAGTCCCAATCCTTTGATCCCTCCCATATTTGCTTCAGATGATAACACATGTTGCTCAGAGTGGAACACTGCCATGGAAAAACTCACTGGGTGGGCCCGAGGGGACATAATTGGAAAAATGTTGGTTGGTGAGGTTTTTGGCAGTTGCTGTCGACTCAAGGGTTCCGATGCTTTGACAAAATTCATGATTGTCTTGCATAATGCAATTGGAGGGCAGGACACAGACAAgtttccattttccttctttgatcgAAAGGGGAAATATGTACAAGCTCTCTTGACAGCAAACAAGAGGGCAAATATGGATGGCCAGATTATTGGAGCCTTCTGTTTCTTGCAGATAGCTAGTCCTGAATTGCAGCAAGCCCTTAAAGTTCAGCGGCAACAAGAGAATAAATGCTTTGCAAGAATGAAAGAGTTAGCTTACATTTGCCAGGAAATAAAGAATCCTTTAAGTGGCATTCGCTTTACAAACTCTCTTTTGGAGGCTACAGAATTGACTGAAGATCAAAAGCAGTTTCTTGAGACTAGTGCTGCTTGTGAGAAGCAGATGTTGAAGATTATAAAGGACGTTGATGTGGAGAGAATTGAAGATGG AATCAGTTCATTGGAACTTGAGGAGGAGGAATTTTTACTCGGGAGTGTCATAAATGCTGTTGTTAGCCAAGTAATGATATTGCTGAGGGAAAGAAATTTACAATTGATTAGGGATATTCCGGAGGAAATCAAATCATTGGCTGTTTATGGTGATCAAGTGAGGATACAGCAGGTCCTTGCTGATTTCTTGCTAAATATGGTGCGTTATGCACCATCTCCAGAAGGTTGGGTTGAGATTCACGTTCATCCAAGCTTGAAGAAAACTTCTGATGGATTGACTCTTGTACATACAGAATTCAG GATGGTATGCCCTGGCGAAGGTCTTCCTCCTGAATTGGTTCAGGACATGTTCCATAGCAGTCGATGGATGACTCAGGAAGGCCTTGGGCTGAGCATGTGCAGGAAGATTTTAAAGCACATGAATGGTGAGGTCCAATATATCAGAGAGTCTGAAAGATGCTATTTCTTGGTTATTCTTGAACTTCCCATGCCTCAGAGAGGCTCACAAAGTGTCGAGTAG